The following proteins are encoded in a genomic region of Asterias amurensis chromosome 5, ASM3211899v1:
- the LOC139937821 gene encoding uncharacterized protein: MERTGIYCVLLSLLVIVTFHTCIAQKPDLIIRYGKSFPSRPRQMPRSPFYAKRNEVFLQSGNNDFPSDFARDEQMDTDKAAIDDAAFIERPLDFDPFSRWRSQRQRILRAKFLQD; encoded by the exons ATGGAAAGAACAG GAATTTATTGTGTTCTTCTGTCGCTACTCGTCATAGTCACATTTCACACGTGTATAGCACAGAAACCAGACCTTATAATACGTTATGGCAAATCCTTCCCCTCACGGCCAAGGCAAATGCCGCGATCTCCCTTCTATGCCAAACGGAATGAGGTGTTTCTCCAATCAGGCAACAATGACTTCCCATCGGACTTTGCTAGAGATGAGCAAATGGACACAGACAAGGCAGCAATTGATG atgCAGCGTTTATCGAGAGACCGCTTGACTTCGATCCTTTCTCAAGGTGGCGATCACAAAGACAGCGAATATTGAGGGCGAAATTCCTTCAGGATTGA